The following proteins are co-located in the Fluviicola sp. genome:
- a CDS encoding helix-turn-helix domain-containing protein, translating to MERDQAEELRALQDTLYFIGGKWRIPVINSLCNGHKRFREIERSIPGITTRMLARELKDMELNKLVKRTVYDDIPVLIEYEPTAYCRTFGNIISEMIHWGREHRKMIKEEAD from the coding sequence ATGGAACGGGATCAGGCGGAAGAACTCAGAGCATTGCAGGACACACTTTATTTTATCGGGGGAAAGTGGCGGATTCCCGTTATTAACTCCTTGTGTAACGGCCACAAGCGGTTCCGGGAAATTGAACGGAGTATTCCGGGAATAACTACCCGGATGCTTGCACGGGAATTGAAAGACATGGAATTGAATAAACTGGTCAAACGAACGGTTTACGATGACATACCGGTATTGATCGAATATGAACCGACCGCTTATTGCCGCACTTTCGGGAATATTATTTCGGAAATGATTCACTGGGGAAGAGAACACCGAAAGATGATCAAAGAAGAAGCTGATTAA
- a CDS encoding glucose 1-dehydrogenase — protein MNKFSNKTAVVTGGNSGIGYATAKELAAQGANVIITGRRKEAIEQAAEELGVIPFVADQSQLTDIEALKGEIEQQFGKIDIMFINAGITGESLAISDMTEENFDSVMDINFKGAYFTLSKLVPVLNDGASVVFLSSMVSGTYKPNSSVYQSSKAALNSIAKTAAMELAPRKIRVNMVSPGPTKTEVLSKNGADKETVDGIFDYLREIIPLKKIGVPEDVAKLVVYLSDDAASYITGSDFVIDGGLVLN, from the coding sequence ATGAATAAATTCAGTAACAAAACAGCAGTTGTAACAGGCGGTAATAGTGGAATTGGTTACGCTACAGCAAAGGAATTGGCAGCACAAGGAGCAAACGTGATCATTACCGGACGCAGAAAAGAAGCAATCGAACAGGCAGCAGAAGAACTGGGAGTAATTCCATTTGTGGCCGATCAGTCACAATTGACAGACATTGAAGCTTTAAAAGGTGAAATAGAACAGCAATTCGGGAAAATAGACATTATGTTCATCAATGCGGGCATAACAGGTGAGAGCCTGGCAATTTCAGACATGACAGAAGAAAATTTCGATTCAGTGATGGATATCAATTTCAAAGGAGCCTATTTTACATTGAGTAAACTGGTACCGGTGTTAAATGACGGTGCATCGGTGGTGTTTCTCTCTTCCATGGTATCGGGTACATATAAACCAAATAGTTCGGTCTATCAATCCAGTAAAGCGGCTTTGAATTCGATTGCAAAAACAGCGGCCATGGAATTGGCTCCCCGCAAAATCCGTGTAAATATGGTTAGCCCCGGACCGACTAAGACAGAAGTCTTAAGTAAAAACGGAGCGGACAAGGAAACGGTAGACGGAATCTTTGATTACCTGAGAGAAATCATTCCTTTGAAAAAGATCGGAGTTCCTGAAGATGTGGCGAAACTGGTGGTTTATTTATCAGATGATGCAGCATCCTATATTACAGGTTCCGATTTTGTCATAGACGGAGGATTGGTTCTTAACTAA
- a CDS encoding D-2-hydroxyacid dehydrogenase family protein codes for MKITIPDDYQQAIEKLDCFALLKGQDVKILHETEKDPRKLAKLLHDTEILVLTRERTAISNELLSLLPHLKLISQTGKISNHLDLESCTRHGIAVAEGIGSPVAPAELAWALLMNTVRKIPQAIEAMKQGKWQINIGSAVYGKTIGIWGYGKIGKRMAQYAKAFGAEILVWGSENSRNEALKDGFQAAESKSFFFKNADIVTLHLRLTEQTQGIVKEEDLMSMKENACLINTARAELIEPGALLRVLKSGKQLFAGLDVYEEEPVTDPGFELLNMENVICTPHLGYVEKAGYELYFGKAFENVIHFINGNPVNITNPEVLRQK; via the coding sequence ATGAAAATCACCATTCCGGACGACTATCAACAAGCCATTGAAAAGCTGGACTGCTTTGCCTTGCTGAAAGGCCAGGATGTTAAGATCCTTCACGAAACCGAAAAAGATCCCCGCAAACTGGCAAAGCTACTGCACGACACAGAAATACTCGTACTTACCCGCGAACGCACAGCTATTTCAAATGAATTACTGAGCTTGCTTCCTCATTTGAAATTGATTAGTCAGACCGGGAAAATTTCCAATCACCTGGATTTGGAAAGCTGTACCAGACATGGAATTGCAGTTGCGGAAGGAATCGGTTCGCCTGTTGCTCCGGCAGAATTGGCCTGGGCACTTTTGATGAATACCGTGAGAAAAATTCCGCAAGCCATTGAAGCCATGAAACAAGGAAAATGGCAGATCAATATCGGTTCAGCTGTTTACGGCAAAACCATCGGGATTTGGGGATACGGAAAGATCGGAAAACGCATGGCGCAGTATGCCAAAGCTTTTGGGGCGGAAATACTCGTTTGGGGTAGTGAAAATTCCCGGAATGAAGCCTTGAAAGACGGATTTCAAGCCGCTGAAAGCAAATCCTTTTTCTTCAAAAATGCGGATATTGTTACTTTACATTTACGTTTAACTGAACAAACGCAAGGCATTGTAAAAGAGGAAGATTTGATGAGCATGAAAGAAAATGCCTGCCTGATCAATACTGCGAGAGCCGAACTGATTGAACCGGGAGCTTTGCTGCGCGTTTTGAAAAGCGGAAAGCAATTGTTTGCCGGATTGGATGTCTACGAAGAAGAACCTGTTACCGATCCGGGGTTCGAATTACTGAACATGGAAAATGTCATTTGCACACCGCATTTGGGATACGTAGAAAAAGCCGGCTATGAACTCTATTTCGGGAAAGCCTTTGAAAATGTGATTCATTTTATCAATGGAAATCCGGTGAATATCACGAATCCGGAAGTGTTGCGTCAAAAATAG
- a CDS encoding NAD(P)/FAD-dependent oxidoreductase, which produces MTNKIYDAIIIGGSYSGLAAGMALGRALRNVLIIDSGKPCNVQTPHSHNFLTQDGETPRAIAVKAREQVAKYENVEFYSGLAVGGEKTEIGFTITTESGENFASRKLIFATGVRDIMPEIKGAADCWGISMIHCPYCHGYEVRNEKTGIHANAEVAFEFSKLINNWTKELTVFTNGQSTLLPEKASTMKAHGIDINEQEIEAFEHTGGYLNKVRFKDGSSVELKAMYVKLPFVQHSDLPEKLGCAFSEHGYIEVDKFQKTTVPGVYACGDNVTPMRSVANAVAAGTLAGAMLNRELIDDDF; this is translated from the coding sequence ATGACAAACAAGATTTACGACGCAATCATTATCGGGGGAAGTTATTCCGGGCTGGCAGCAGGAATGGCTTTGGGAAGAGCATTAAGAAATGTATTGATCATTGACAGCGGGAAACCGTGCAATGTCCAAACGCCTCATTCACACAATTTTTTGACACAAGACGGTGAAACACCGCGGGCAATCGCAGTTAAAGCGAGGGAACAGGTGGCGAAATACGAAAATGTAGAATTCTATTCCGGATTAGCAGTTGGTGGAGAGAAAACGGAAATTGGGTTTACTATAACGACCGAAAGCGGGGAGAATTTCGCTTCCAGGAAACTGATTTTTGCAACTGGAGTCAGAGATATCATGCCGGAAATAAAAGGAGCGGCCGACTGCTGGGGAATTTCCATGATTCACTGTCCGTATTGTCACGGATATGAAGTGCGAAATGAAAAAACGGGGATTCATGCAAATGCGGAAGTTGCCTTTGAGTTTTCGAAACTGATCAACAATTGGACGAAAGAACTGACCGTGTTTACCAATGGTCAGTCGACCCTGCTACCTGAAAAGGCTTCAACCATGAAAGCACACGGAATTGATATTAATGAACAGGAAATAGAAGCTTTTGAACACACCGGCGGATACCTGAACAAAGTTCGTTTTAAAGATGGAAGCAGCGTAGAACTGAAAGCGATGTATGTGAAATTGCCTTTCGTACAGCATTCGGACCTCCCGGAGAAATTGGGATGCGCCTTTTCAGAACACGGATACATTGAGGTTGATAAATTCCAGAAAACGACCGTTCCTGGTGTATACGCCTGCGGAGACAACGTAACGCCCATGCGCTCGGTGGCAAATGCCGTAGCTGCAGGAACATTGGCAGGAGCTATGCTGAACAGAGAACTTATAGACGACGATTTTTGA
- a CDS encoding helix-turn-helix domain-containing protein — MKHVTIIVPEGENNLSSIAGTYKLFSRANAYWKERGNEAVFQIQLAGLSDQVDFYEGLFSVKPHTSVSTISKTDLIVIPSLNHNYTESLPLNKALIPWIQQQYKEGAEIASICTGAFLLAASGLLDGKNCSTHWSAAEDFRLRFPKVNLQIDQLITDEQGIYTNGGAYSFLNLIIYLIEKYFDRQTAIYCSKVFQIEPDRKSQSAFTIFRGQKQHEDEVVKEVQSYIEQHFREKISIEELSSRFSVGRRNFDRRFIKATGNTPIEYIQRVKVESAKKALEISRKTVSEIMYETGYSDLKAFREVFRKFTGMSPVEYKARYNKDFVL, encoded by the coding sequence ATGAAACATGTGACGATTATTGTTCCGGAAGGAGAAAACAATTTGAGCAGTATTGCAGGCACTTACAAACTATTTTCCCGGGCGAATGCTTACTGGAAAGAAAGAGGCAATGAAGCGGTATTTCAAATCCAGCTCGCCGGACTTTCGGACCAGGTAGATTTCTACGAAGGCCTGTTTTCAGTAAAACCGCACACTTCTGTTTCGACTATTTCAAAAACGGATCTGATAGTCATTCCTTCCCTGAACCACAATTATACCGAATCATTACCGCTCAATAAAGCGCTCATTCCGTGGATACAACAACAGTATAAAGAAGGTGCTGAAATTGCCAGTATTTGTACGGGAGCTTTTCTACTTGCTGCTTCCGGATTGCTGGACGGGAAAAATTGTTCCACTCATTGGAGTGCGGCAGAAGATTTCAGATTGCGCTTTCCAAAAGTGAACCTGCAAATCGATCAACTCATCACCGATGAACAGGGAATTTACACCAACGGCGGTGCATATTCGTTCCTGAACCTGATTATTTACCTGATAGAAAAGTATTTCGACAGGCAAACTGCGATTTACTGTTCCAAAGTCTTCCAGATAGAACCCGATCGAAAAAGTCAATCCGCCTTCACCATTTTCAGAGGACAAAAACAGCACGAAGACGAAGTTGTGAAGGAAGTTCAGAGCTATATCGAACAGCATTTCAGGGAAAAGATTTCCATCGAAGAATTGTCTTCCCGTTTTTCGGTGGGAAGGAGAAATTTTGACCGCCGTTTTATCAAAGCAACAGGCAACACTCCCATTGAATACATCCAACGCGTCAAAGTGGAATCTGCCAAAAAAGCGCTGGAAATAAGCCGCAAAACAGTCAGTGAGATTATGTATGAAACCGGTTATTCCGATCTGAAAGCCTTCCGGGAAGTTTTCCGGAAGTTTACAGGAATGTCTCCCGTGGAATACAAGGCAAGGTATAACAAAGATTTCGTACTGTAA
- a CDS encoding DinB family protein: MDTTQTAVKLILDRWEASMHNYDVLLQSLSDDQLQKEASPGKNRGVYLLGHLIAVHDSMFPLLNFGEKQYPELTKIFIESPDKAVAELPSVQELRTIWSKQRTSLKEKVDQLKAEDWFGRHTAVSEEDFAKEPHRNKLNIILTRTTHLAYHTGQMIYLK; the protein is encoded by the coding sequence ATGGATACAACACAAACAGCGGTGAAACTAATCCTGGACAGATGGGAAGCCTCAATGCACAATTACGATGTGCTGCTGCAATCCTTGTCGGATGATCAGTTGCAAAAAGAAGCTTCGCCGGGAAAGAACAGGGGAGTTTATTTATTGGGTCATTTGATAGCCGTACACGACAGCATGTTTCCGCTCCTGAATTTCGGAGAGAAACAATACCCGGAACTGACGAAGATTTTCATCGAATCGCCCGACAAAGCTGTTGCTGAACTTCCTTCCGTACAGGAATTACGAACTATTTGGAGTAAACAACGCACTTCTTTGAAAGAGAAAGTGGATCAGCTAAAAGCCGAAGACTGGTTTGGCAGACACACGGCGGTTTCCGAAGAAGATTTTGCAAAAGAACCGCACCGGAATAAATTGAACATTATTTTGACGCGGACAACACACCTGGCTTATCACACCGGTCAAATGATTTACCTAAAGTAA
- a CDS encoding SRPBCC domain-containing protein, protein MATTDFTFTILTGQSPEYVFNAIRDVRSWWSGLYNESFSGETKELNDEFSFRAGDGAHYSRQKLVEVVPNKKVVWLITESELSFLEQKDEWVGTKVIFDISEKDGKTELVFTHQGLTPEIECYDSCAPAWSMYLEDKLTPLLK, encoded by the coding sequence ATGGCAACAACAGATTTCACATTTACCATTCTTACCGGTCAAAGCCCGGAATATGTTTTTAACGCGATCAGGGATGTGCGCTCCTGGTGGTCGGGACTTTACAACGAATCGTTTTCGGGAGAAACCAAAGAACTAAACGACGAATTCAGTTTCCGTGCAGGAGACGGGGCTCATTATTCCAGACAAAAACTGGTGGAAGTGGTTCCGAACAAAAAAGTGGTTTGGCTGATCACCGAAAGCGAACTGAGTTTCCTCGAACAAAAAGACGAATGGGTTGGAACTAAAGTCATTTTCGACATTTCAGAGAAAGACGGAAAAACCGAATTGGTGTTTACTCACCAGGGACTAACTCCCGAAATTGAATGCTACGATTCATGCGCTCCGGCCTGGTCCATGTACCTGGAAGACAAATTAACACCGCTCCTGAAATAG
- a CDS encoding multidrug efflux SMR transporter codes for MNWVILIIAGLFEVAFASCLEKAKTATGSAMYWWYTGFGISLVLSMLLLMKAIQTLPIGTAYAVWTGIGAVGTVLVSIFVFKDPMSFWKLFFITTLIGSIIGLKAVSH; via the coding sequence GTGAATTGGGTCATTCTAATCATCGCCGGACTGTTTGAAGTGGCATTTGCTTCCTGTCTGGAAAAAGCCAAAACTGCAACGGGAAGCGCAATGTATTGGTGGTACACCGGATTCGGGATCTCGCTGGTGCTGAGCATGCTTTTACTGATGAAAGCTATACAGACTTTGCCCATCGGAACTGCTTATGCCGTTTGGACAGGAATAGGAGCTGTGGGAACAGTACTTGTGAGTATTTTCGTCTTTAAAGACCCAATGAGTTTTTGGAAATTGTTCTTTATCACCACGCTGATCGGATCGATTATCGGGTTGAAAGCGGTTTCTCATTGA
- a CDS encoding type 1 glutamine amidotransferase domain-containing protein, protein MKTILIIVSNANTIGPNNRRTGTFLPEVAHPYAEFSAANYEIHFASLTGDTPYLDALNLADDPQNLAFLTGKGWADMQKAVKLSDVDVSKYDAVFVPGGLAPMVDMPENPLLKQVIKETYERHAVVGAVCHGPVSLLNVKLSDGSYLVNGKNIASFTNEEEENYAKGDVPFELETALVNQGAIFHGVAPWGANSVADGNMVTGQNPASAKGVAEKMIRILEA, encoded by the coding sequence ATGAAAACAATTTTAATCATCGTTTCAAACGCAAACACTATCGGTCCTAACAACAGAAGAACAGGAACATTTTTACCCGAAGTAGCTCACCCCTATGCAGAATTCAGCGCTGCCAATTACGAAATCCACTTTGCCAGTCTAACCGGCGATACTCCATATCTGGATGCCCTGAACCTGGCCGACGATCCGCAAAACCTGGCTTTCTTAACCGGAAAGGGATGGGCTGATATGCAGAAAGCAGTGAAACTGTCAGATGTCGATGTCAGTAAATACGACGCGGTGTTCGTTCCAGGAGGACTGGCCCCAATGGTAGACATGCCGGAAAACCCTTTACTGAAACAAGTGATCAAAGAAACCTACGAACGACATGCAGTTGTAGGTGCAGTGTGTCACGGCCCGGTTTCTTTGCTGAATGTGAAACTAAGTGACGGTTCTTACCTGGTTAACGGCAAAAACATTGCTTCTTTCACCAATGAAGAAGAAGAGAATTATGCCAAAGGAGATGTTCCGTTCGAATTGGAAACAGCCTTGGTAAACCAGGGCGCCATCTTTCACGGAGTTGCACCGTGGGGAGCAAACAGTGTTGCTGACGGAAACATGGTGACAGGGCAAAACCCGGCTTCTGCGAAAGGAGTAGCCGAAAAAATGATCCGAATCCTGGAAGCATAA
- a CDS encoding putative quinol monooxygenase, giving the protein MEKELIVKWKIRETETGRILELLPVLAEQTCKEPGNISYTIYQSENNPNELILHEKYVDQSAVDLHKNSEHYQNIVVKEIIPHLEIREVVIVKKLF; this is encoded by the coding sequence ATGGAAAAAGAACTCATCGTAAAATGGAAAATCCGGGAAACAGAAACCGGCCGGATTTTGGAACTGCTTCCTGTATTGGCAGAACAAACCTGCAAAGAACCGGGCAATATCTCTTACACCATTTACCAATCAGAAAACAATCCCAACGAATTGATCCTGCATGAAAAATATGTTGATCAGTCTGCTGTGGACCTGCACAAAAATTCGGAACACTATCAAAACATCGTGGTCAAAGAAATCATCCCGCATCTCGAAATCCGGGAGGTCGTAATCGTCAAAAAACTCTTTTAA
- a CDS encoding Crp/Fnr family transcriptional regulator has translation MQTIPVSTIFQGTGLSTGEMALIETVFEEIRVKKGDVILHAGQLVPSQYYVFNGCLRTYYLTEGGKDITIQFAISDWWISDYTVFFTGGKALLNIECVQDAVIYKISKDSMEALYPQIPQIESFFRIKMERFFASFQKRILSNLAMSAKEKYKTFLKTYPNIEASIKNYHLASYLGITPESLSRLRAELAHE, from the coding sequence ATGCAAACAATACCTGTATCAACTATCTTTCAGGGAACCGGTCTTTCCACCGGGGAAATGGCCCTTATTGAAACAGTATTTGAGGAAATCCGCGTCAAAAAGGGCGACGTAATTTTGCATGCCGGACAATTGGTCCCTTCCCAGTACTATGTATTCAACGGCTGCCTGAGAACCTATTACCTGACAGAAGGCGGAAAGGATATTACCATCCAGTTTGCCATTTCGGATTGGTGGATCAGTGATTACACGGTATTTTTTACCGGAGGAAAAGCGCTTTTGAACATTGAGTGTGTTCAGGATGCGGTTATTTACAAAATCTCCAAAGACAGCATGGAGGCATTGTATCCGCAAATTCCGCAAATCGAATCTTTTTTCCGGATCAAGATGGAACGTTTTTTCGCCAGTTTTCAAAAAAGGATCCTATCTAATCTGGCTATGTCGGCAAAGGAGAAATACAAAACTTTTTTAAAGACTTATCCGAATATCGAAGCAAGTATTAAAAATTACCACCTGGCTTCTTATCTGGGAATCACGCCCGAAAGTTTAAGCAGGTTGCGTGCGGAGTTGGCCCATGAGTAA
- a CDS encoding LuxR C-terminal-related transcriptional regulator, translating to MKRNRNTCSILPHSVSHSVFPYLCAMLQKLFGSYKLILIYSVSLAGLLFLMRWLEFRLLVISHATELYVAAIAIVFLILGIWVAKQLTKPKTVLVEKTVYVSPSENFIRNEKAVEELGISKRELEVLELIAQGLSNNEIAERLFVSLNTIKTHSSKLFEKLEVNRRTQAVEAGKRLGIIPL from the coding sequence ATGAAAAGAAATCGAAATACCTGCTCAATCCTTCCTCATTCTGTTTCTCATTCTGTTTTCCCGTATCTTTGCGCCATGTTACAAAAACTGTTCGGTTCCTATAAGCTCATTTTGATTTACAGCGTTTCGCTGGCGGGCTTACTGTTCCTGATGCGCTGGCTTGAATTCCGGTTGCTGGTAATCAGTCATGCTACGGAACTGTATGTTGCCGCCATTGCGATCGTGTTCCTGATTTTGGGGATTTGGGTGGCAAAACAGCTTACGAAACCTAAAACGGTATTGGTAGAAAAAACGGTCTATGTTTCTCCTTCCGAAAACTTCATCCGCAATGAAAAAGCGGTGGAAGAATTAGGGATCAGCAAGCGTGAACTGGAAGTATTGGAATTAATTGCACAGGGCTTGAGCAACAATGAAATTGCAGAACGCTTATTCGTTTCCCTGAATACGATCAAAACACACAGCTCGAAGTTATTCGAAAAACTGGAAGTGAATCGCAGGACTCAAGCCGTTGAAGCGGGCAAACGATTGGGAATTATTCCGCTTTAA
- a CDS encoding DUF4199 domain-containing protein, whose product MKRNVLVYGGIGGLITIAWVFVAMIGFGHELDMTLGMVLGYASMLIANIFLVIGVKNYRDKYNGGVITFGKALKVGLLITLLASSIYVVNWLIYDYATGSRFIGEYIECTHNQLVASGASAAVIAKNDAEMQEFAVMYQNPLFKAAMTYMEILPMGILFALITAIAMRRKVPKTN is encoded by the coding sequence ATGAAAAGAAATGTATTGGTTTACGGAGGAATCGGAGGATTAATTACTATCGCGTGGGTATTTGTGGCTATGATTGGCTTCGGTCATGAATTGGACATGACACTGGGCATGGTGCTGGGATATGCCTCGATGTTAATTGCAAATATTTTCCTGGTGATCGGGGTGAAAAATTACCGCGATAAATACAACGGCGGAGTGATTACTTTCGGGAAAGCGCTTAAAGTTGGTCTTCTGATCACTTTACTGGCTTCGAGTATTTACGTGGTAAACTGGTTGATTTACGATTATGCAACAGGTTCGCGGTTTATCGGAGAATACATCGAATGTACGCACAACCAATTGGTAGCAAGCGGGGCAAGTGCAGCTGTTATTGCTAAAAACGATGCTGAAATGCAAGAATTTGCGGTCATGTACCAAAATCCCTTGTTTAAGGCTGCAATGACTTACATGGAAATCCTTCCGATGGGGATACTCTTTGCCCTGATTACGGCGATCGCGATGCGCAGAAAAGTGCCGAAAACGAATTGA
- the bla gene encoding class A beta-lactamase, subclass A2 produces MYRIRVIFLFALFVFITNQSLSQNSSLRKELRPKLMKIVNSYKATVGIGLIHIETGDSLDVNNHIRFPMLSVYKFPLALAVLDLVDKGDLKLDQIYHVKKSDLIDDTWSPLKKEFPEGEVDLTIAQLLDYSVSQSDNIACDILFSLAKGTQSVNEYIHGIGIQGMDIQATEHEMQADWKILYTNWSKPMQMSHLLEGLYRQKYLSDSSNAFLMKLMIESSNDPARIKALLPEGTIVAHKTGTSDRRGNIYDACNDVGIIFLPDGTHLALSVFVSKSEEDYDTTRKLIAEISKAVYDFYSAN; encoded by the coding sequence ATGTATCGGATCCGGGTCATTTTTTTGTTTGCGCTGTTTGTTTTCATCACCAATCAATCCTTGTCACAAAATTCTTCGCTCAGAAAAGAATTGCGGCCGAAATTGATGAAGATTGTGAATAGTTACAAAGCAACAGTCGGTATCGGGCTGATTCATATCGAAACCGGAGATTCGTTGGACGTAAACAACCACATCCGTTTTCCGATGTTGAGCGTTTACAAATTCCCGTTGGCACTTGCCGTTCTGGACCTCGTGGACAAAGGAGATTTAAAGCTGGACCAAATCTATCATGTGAAGAAATCGGATTTGATTGATGATACCTGGAGTCCCTTAAAAAAGGAATTCCCGGAGGGAGAGGTGGACTTGACAATCGCTCAATTACTGGATTATTCGGTTTCTCAAAGTGATAATATTGCCTGCGATATTCTTTTCAGCCTGGCAAAAGGAACTCAATCGGTGAATGAGTACATACATGGGATCGGAATTCAGGGAATGGACATTCAGGCAACTGAGCACGAAATGCAGGCAGACTGGAAAATCCTTTACACGAACTGGAGTAAACCGATGCAGATGTCGCACTTGCTGGAAGGGCTTTATCGCCAGAAATACCTGTCGGATTCGAGCAATGCTTTCCTGATGAAACTGATGATCGAATCGTCGAACGATCCTGCAAGGATAAAAGCATTGCTTCCGGAAGGAACGATCGTTGCACATAAGACCGGAACTTCAGACAGACGCGGGAATATTTACGATGCCTGCAACGATGTGGGCATCATTTTTCTTCCCGATGGAACACACCTTGCTTTAAGCGTGTTTGTTTCCAAATCCGAGGAAGATTACGACACTACACGCAAACTGATCGCGGAAATTTCCAAAGC